Proteins encoded within one genomic window of Entelurus aequoreus isolate RoL-2023_Sb linkage group LG26, RoL_Eaeq_v1.1, whole genome shotgun sequence:
- the LOC133643198 gene encoding B9 domain-containing protein 2, whose translation MAELHVIGQLVGATGFPSNSLFCKWGVHTGGAWRLLSGLKQGQTQVDSPQTGDMAYWCHPIDLHYATKGLQGWPKVHLQVWHQDSFGRCQLYGYGYCHVPSSPGHHRVSCGTWRPLGSWQEQLTQTFVGGGPQLKSPDLIYSGADRYRLYTEAMGTVELELGIIMRHFDKYGVEN comes from the coding sequence ATGGCAGAGTTGCACGTTATAGGGCAGCTGGTTGGAGCTACTGGCTTCCCCAGCAACAGCTTGTTTTGCAAATGGGGGGTTCACACTGGAGGAGCATGGCGCCTTCTTTCGGGCTTAAAGCAAGGACAGACCCAGGTGGATAGCCCCCAAACGGGAGACATGGCGTACTGGTGCCACCCTATTGACTTACATTACGCCACCAAGGGACTCCAGGGCTGGCCCAAGGTTCACCTGCAGGTCTGGCACCAGGACTCCTTCGGCCGCTGCCAGCTCTACGGTTACGGCTACTGCCACGTTCCCTCCAGCCCCGGACACCATCGCGTTAGCTGCGGGACTTGGAGGCCACTCGGCTCCTGGCAGGAGCAGCTAACGCAGACGTTTGTTGGCGGGGGACCGCAGCTCAAGAGCCCGGATCTCATCTACAGCGGAGCGGATAGATACAGGCTGTACACCGAGGCTATGGGGACCGTGGAGCTTGAGCTCGGCATCATCATGAGACACTTTGACAAATATGGCGTCGAGAATTGA